GCGCGTCAGCTTGACGTGCCAGACGCTAGACGCCTGCCGCCCGAGAGCTGCCGGTGGGTTGCCCGCAGCGGCGCGATGGGAATCGTCATACAAGAACCTCATGACGAAAGGCGGACATGAGTATGACTGAGGACAATGCCGCGACGAAGCCAGCGCGCGAACCGACGAAGAAGAAGCTCGACGGACTGGCTGGGGTGCTCGAGACCATCGCCGCGATGCCCGAGCACGACCAGGCGATGGCCAAGCGGTTCCACTCGATTATCGAGAGAACGGCGCCCTCGCTCACACCGAGGCTTTGGTACGGAATGCAGGCGTACGCGAAGGACGGCAAGGTGCTGTGCTTCTTCCAGAGCGCATCGAAGTTCAAAGCGAGGTATGCGACGTTCGGATTCGAGGAGGTCGCCGAGCTCGACGACGGCGCCATGTGGCCTACCTCCTACGCGCTGACCGAGCTGGGCGATGAACAAGAGGCCGAGATCGAGAAGCTCATCAGGAAGGCGATGGGCGAAGGTGTCAGACAGGACGCGTAGCCTGCCCGTCGCCTAGCGCAGTCGGGGTAGCGCCCAGAGCAGCGTGACGAGCCACATGACTGGCAGCAACACGAACACCCAGGCACCGGGCGAGACCACAAGACCGACCAGCAGTCCGAGGTCGAGCAGGAGCACCAAGCCCAGAAGAGCTCTGCTGCTGGCCTGACTGAGACGAAGCCGATCGTCTATCACATAGCCCATGGACTCGAAGAGGCCCGCGAGACGTCCGTTGTCCGCAGCCGTCCCGACCCATATGGGTGAGGGAGCAACGATAGGGGCTGTCCGTCGCCCATGTGCTCCCCCGATCGCCTGGTTCCGCCCAACGTCGAGTGCTTCAGCTGCGCGCCGAAGCCTTGTCATTCTGCTTATGCCTCCTGGGAAGCGCTTGCTGGATGCGCCCCGCGAGAGCATGACGCACGGTATGTTGCCGCGAGCGGGACGGCGAACAGGATCAGCGCCCCGCAGTTGAGCACCGCGTTCTGCCAGAACCCTGCGCTCAAAGAGTATGCGGTGTCTGGGATGAACCACACGAGCACCGAGACCGCGATCACCCACCACGCGTCAGGATTGCCGGGGCGGAAGCGCAGTGCGAGCACGCACAGTATGGCGGCGCCCCAGCCGGCCATCACGGCGCCCATGACCGCGGAGACGAAGCGGATGTACCCTGCCGCCTCATGTCCGAATGCGGCGATGCCGTCGGGGTCGGAGAGGTAGAGCCCGCCGAAGAGGCGACCCATGGGGTCAGGGAGCAAGACGATACTCAAACCGAAGGCGATCGCCACGACTGCGACCGCGGCAAGCCACCACGTCCAGAACCGGAATCGTCCCTCCACGCCCACCCCCATGGTTGCATCTAACGTTCTTGGCGCTTCAGCTGCGCCACTCGACGTGCAGGATACGCCAACCCCTGCAAAGACCGCTGACGGTCATCGCCCCCGCATGAGCCTGTTGCGGATGAACAATGCGAGAGCCAACACCAGGACCAGGGCCAGCGGCACGCCGCAGGCCACCACAAATCGCACCGACGCCGACTGAATCAACTGCAGCAGAAACACAAGACCG
The Coriobacteriia bacterium genome window above contains:
- a CDS encoding DUF1801 domain-containing protein, translating into MTEDNAATKPAREPTKKKLDGLAGVLETIAAMPEHDQAMAKRFHSIIERTAPSLTPRLWYGMQAYAKDGKVLCFFQSASKFKARYATFGFEEVAELDDGAMWPTSYALTELGDEQEAEIEKLIRKAMGEGVRQDA